The stretch of DNA CCAGTGTAAAAGTAATCAGAAAACGGACATATGTGCCCCCCTAGATTTCGGGTGATACACACTGATAAGAAGCTCCATGGAGGTCCCAATCCTTTGGTCAGTTCAGGGGACCAGCTGGACCAATCCCAGGATAgcgaggagcagaaggagggCGTGTATAACCTGAGGAGCATGTTCAAAGATGTCCGACCTTTGTCAGAGAGAACCAATGGGGTTGTCCCAAATGTggggaaaagaaggaagagtGTGACCATTTTTGGGCTGAGGCGGGGTAGTGACCCAGTTGGCATTAAAGGTGTGGAGTgggcagggagggaggctggaggTGTTAAATCTGCTAGTCAGAAGCCACCTGTagtgctggaggagctggtgcagGTAGATAATGTTGAGATGTCCCCTAAATGTGATAATAGACCTGGTTCCACACCTGAAGCTGAGGTCACACACTATCAAATGCCTTCTTCCCAAAGTAAGAAACAGCCTTGCGACTCTAGCTCTGCTCCTGAACCTTGTACAAACCCTATGATCAATCCCTTTGTTGGGAGTACTGAAAAATCTCCCCCCATCactcttctcatttcatctccaAATTTGTCCAGACAGACATTTATGACAACAGAGAAACAGGGACATGTTGCAGACAGTGCGTCAAAAAATGAAGGGGATTATGATCCCGGGCCTCTGCAGACCTCTACACCAATTGTCTCCATTACAGGATCCATACCAAGTTTCACTCCTGTCATTCCTACTGATCATTCAAAATCCTGTTCTAGCACAGTTTTTCCAGTCATACAGACCCCCCCTGACCCAAACTTCAGCCCTAATATGGAAGCAGGATTTGGTGCTGGCCTAGCTTTAACAAGTTTAGGCTCATCTCCTCAGTCTTCATCCCAAATCAAGACCCCATCTTCAATCTCTTTGTTAAAAACTCCTACCTCACCCCAGGCTGTCATGTCAAGACCTGCACTAAACTCAAGAAATACACCACCAGAGGTTACAAAAACTCCCTTTCCCCCTGTCCTCACCCAAAGCCCGAAACTCTTGTCATGTCAAGGAATGTCTAGCCAATCCTCTGTTGAATCAAATCCTTTAGAAGCCCAAACTCTCTCACCCCCTCTTAGTGGTAGCCCCGCACTTGACACCATTCCTGTATCATTACAGACCTATTCTCCTACAGCTGACGAAAAACTATCCCTCAGAAGTTCACCTCATCTGACTTTGAAGTCGAGAAGTATCATGTCTGTAACATCTACAACCAAAGAGGATATGGTTTCAAGCCCATTATCTATAGAGGATCAAGATCAAGCAGTAGCAGGAGTCGCAAAGACAGAAGTAAAGAAGGTTGGGACACTTAAAACAGCTGAACTTTTACCTTTTGAGGGAGATCTTAAGGGTTCTGCCCTTTCCTGTTCCTCTGATCACCTTTGTAAAGATAGACTGACCAGTTTGCCTCTGTCACCCTTGAGCCcattgtctccctcctcctctgtagtAAGCAGAATAAGTAGTGTGGCAATCGTAAAAGCCAGCCCCGACAGCAAAAGAGAGTTTTCTGTTGTCACAATGttagaaaataaagaattatcTACATTAATAAAAGaccagaaagaagaaaactatGAACTTGGGGCTGAACTTGAAAAAGTGGACATTAGTTCAGCGGTTGGTCAGGGAGAAACTGGACAACCTGAGAGTCAAAGAGGAAAGACTGGGCCGATGTTGAGCCAAGAGAAAGATGACATGATGGAGATGGAAGATATTAGAGACTGCAAAGTGCAAGAAGCAAAGAGAGTGGAGAAGATGGCACACTCTCAGTTGAAACAGGACTAAGACATGAACTCTCAAGACAGTGAAAAGTTCAAGCCATTATTTAATGATCCaaagaaagaagtgaagcaTGGCACCACTATAGGAAAGGAAAAGTGTtgataataaaatgaattatgaacATGGCTTTGATCATTTAACCACAGCTGTGTATATTTTGCACTGAGACTGTATTTTCTTATTGAGATGTGAGAAATGTAATCAGATTTGAGCAAGATTATGGTACCTTTAACCACAAATCACACTTGCATCAAAGCATCTAAAGAGGGAAATGTCGGTCAgaccaccactttggtccagactaaAATATCTCAAGTATTGGTCAATTCCTGCTTCCCAAATTATACATCCACCTAATTTTGTTGATTCCCAGACTCATCACCTCCATGAGGTTAAGTTTAGTGAAATATTGCAATAACTGTTGGATGGATTGTCCTTTAATTTGGTAGATATCCAAAGTGCACAGGCAGTGAATCATAATGATATTGAGTGACTCCAAGATTATGAATTCATATGACAGTTAGGATTTTCTATGCTTTCCTCTGGAGCCTCCAAGAGATTCACATTAATGGTTATAAATGAAATGCCCCAACAACTGCCTTAACATGTGGTTCAGACTCTGTTCCCTTTATGGTTTATGGTCCTCTGACGTTTATTTTagcaccatcatcaggtcaacaAATTCATTTCTCAAATACTTTTGTTTAATGACCAAACAAAATCAAGGGATCACCAAGGTCCCAGTCTGGGGGCCTTGAATTTCTTTGTAAAACTTTGCTTGAATACATCcaatagtttctttttttaaaaatgtttttattgatattCTTGTCTGGACCAAGTGGTGGGGCAACCAGCTGACTAAAAGGCATGGGAGTGTGAAGTCCCACATATGAAATAATCTCTCAGACTACTGAGTCACGAAACTTCCATATAGTATAAACTCTTTAGTCCTTAAAGCtttgaaatgtagaaataatgttttgacataacatgtgtttttttcggTATGTATTTTAGTTTCTGACTTAAAATATCTACATCACAAGGAACAAGTTAGGTTGTACATTGGTAAGTGTAGAACTCCACTgacagaagcttttttttccccctcatttgcTTATATTGCAGAGCTCACTGAGATATGTTAAAACACACCAGTGTCTGGAAAACTATTAATTATGTTGTTTAAGTATGAGAGCCATCTGCTGACAGAGCTGTGGTTTAAAGTTgtatgatattttacattaagtATTAATGCACCACATTACATATGGCCtccactgtacagtacatctacagtatatactaCAATAACAGCACTGTTAAACAATATATCCTGTACCAAAAATCTGAAGTCGTACTTCAGAGAACAGATGGTGTTAAATTAAATCAGTTTTGCACAGTTTTAAGGAAAaaggatgttatttttttacaacctgGCTTTAATTTGATGACATTATTTACTAGACGGAGCtatagtaattattattaacactGTTGACAGCAAAACTTAATTTGAGTGGTGGTCTTCCTGCTGGAATGATTAAAATGTTAGTTACCTGCTCATATTAACACAATCATAACATTTAGGGGTAAACAGATAAAGGTGAAATGTTTTCCAGGAATCTTGTTCAAACACACATGATAAATAGATTGACGATATCCGATATGCTGATATTTTACAACTCATTTGGCCGATAaccaatgtatatatatatatactcttttTCCCACACTTAATTGCAGGGATCATCAAGTCTCTTCTGCTGTGGAATTAGCATATTGCTATGCATACGGTTATCGTGTTGGCACACCAGCAAATGAAGACATAAAATACAAAGCTTAAATTTATAGAAATATTAATTCCTTATGCAATATagcaaaaataattaaacttaCGTTATGTAAAACATgccatacagtatttatttatgacaattccttttaaacaaaacaagtgaGATACATCCTACTTAAACCGGCTTGGGTGATGCTCTCCCTGAGacaatcataaaaataatacacacaacAAGGGCAAATTTGGGTACTAAAAGTAACTAAACATAACATCTGTTTACAGGGAACATTGGAAAAGTGCATTGCTAACTTTACAGCAATTCCAGGTCACAACCGAGGTCCAGGTCCAgtcacaaccgattatctgacaatgacttgggtttataccatgacgtggacagaagcgacttttgtaaacaaccaaggctgccgctgatgaacgagaattcgactaaaagtacccgatatcttcaaatttctcccacaaaaacgttcacagacattgtggaatcatcatcacaggcatcttCTCTCTGCACTagtgtgttgacatttttgtgttgctaaacagatgtcacatgattcgtctgcgtccattggtaacgcctcttagaaatcgaaaaaaaacagattaatacgtctttgagtattagtctgacaaTGCCGGGATAGGCTCACTGCATTGCATTGAGATGTGCAAACAAAATATATCAGGGTTGATAtctgatatttcattttaaagtcaaTATCGGCAGATACCGATAATGTGCCGATATTATCCGGCATCCCTACTTAGCATATTTACTGCGAGTGAGCCACAACGACTGAAGAATCTtaaaaaattctttaaaaaaagacatcactAAACTGGAGACATGTTGCAGTGTGAATAATCACAAAGTAAGCACTTAGACACTAATTAtggaaaagtaaaataataaattatgttaAAGATTATCACTAGTTTTTCTCATccatttttgttaaaaaaattatatgataTTTTCATAACATCACAAcctttttctgaaaacattttaccTTTGTTCTCCAAATCTGCTGAGTTTATATGTCAGTGGACCAAATACTCTGCTGTGCAGAACTACATCCTCAGGAACAAGAGGGACAATCCTGTGTTTACACATCGATCAAAAAATAGCAATGTAGGCCTCTCTATTTCCCTGGTGGTTGCTCATGCAAATAGTCTTGGTTTGACGTAAAgtttaaacacaacacatacagtGAAAGTGAGTGAAATTTCATTAGCAGGTAAAACTAGGAGCTAGTGAAAAATGTCCTTTCAGTGGCCTGAACCtttagaaatgtatttcaacaaGGAGTGGGACTGTCTCTTGTTTGTCGTGAACGACACCATGGTGACATTAAACCATGGAAAGTATTTTTAGATCTGTGTTTATTTAGAGCTGTACATTATGTCGTTTAGCCAGTATACATTCGAGCCTCTGGCCCTGGAGACTGATTCACCAGAAACTGAAAGAGTTTACAAGACCCAGTTCAGAGGTTTCAGGTCAGGGGTCAATGTCATTTCCTGGCCTTCATGGGAAAGTGACCAGAGAATTTGTAGTCTGCTGTCCTAGttttcctctcactcctcttccaTGAATCTTCACATGAACCATCTTCTGTTTGATTATTTCTCAGTCAACATATGAACCGAGTGTTTTTCCTCAGTGAAGTCTAAAACACTGCTCAGCTGAAAATACAGAATTATATTTACCCTGTCCTCCTCAGTATGTGTAGACATTTTCACGATAAGTTCATGTTTGTAAGTTTTTATTGTGAACTGTGATCACGGtagagtgtgtgtttctcagatAGTCACCAAACGAACTCATCTCATCACATTACACATTCTTCTTTTACTCTTTACTTGTCATCTGTGTCAAGTGTGTTATCTTGTAACCAGtttaaatgtacacaaaatAATCTTTCAAATTACACTGTTAAAAGCAAATATGCATTAAGATTGCAGATgatttgaagatgtttttttcccccatgaaaAATTTACCCAATACGGTACAGCCATTTTAGAAGCATAAGAAATGTATAGATGCACCAGTATACTGCACTGAAAATACGGAATaatgtatatacaatatatgaGCTGTCCTGACAGGGCAGTTCTCAGCATAtcagaaatattcacagaaaacagaacaatgtGAAACTGTGTCTATAATTTACCTTTCAATAAAGAGTAGTTTGCTGtgcatattacattttcattgacTATCTTCTCCACTTGGATTTTGTGGCTGTAGTGTACTACAGGTGCTACTCTCCTCCACGACTTTAAGCATTCATCGTCAGGCAtcaaaaactaaacaaatacagtatcaACTTCTCACTTTTCgtaaatatttattcttttctgaTTATGAGATGTTTTATAAATTAAGAGTAAATCCAACACTGCTGTATGTTTTTTACGCTTGCTTTGAGCTGAGATCTGTCCATTCTGAAGAACACAAAGGACATGCTAAATACTTGTATTATAAGGAAAGGCACAACAGTGTTACTGGTCAAAATGAGGAAAGTCTGTTTGTTAACCTTGGCAGTAACTTAAGTCTTTGTTTCAGGGTTGTGGTGAAGGCTTCAGtgttggaggagggggaggtgctCGACACTAAAACAGTACAGACAGTGGAAAGAAATGCGTTATTCAACACTGATCATTGCCCATTACAAAGATATATTCAAGTAATTTAGCATTCCAGAATTGTTCACTGTTACAAGATTGTTTTTACAACACATACGGGCCTTAGTCGACTGCTGGAGAGATCTGGAGATGTGTGGTTGCTGGCCCCAGTATCTGAGaatggaaacaaagacaaacagacaaccGTTACCACCTTAACAGCTAAGTAACTGCAGTAAAGTATGACACCACTCACCTACTGTAACGTCTGCAAGCCTCAGTGGAACGGCTTGCTGTTTGTCCTCCACACAGCTAGGGGAGGTAGCATTGAGTGCTGAACTACATCCAGGAGTTGTGGAGATTGggatggaaggagagaagggaggcaTGGTTGGGGTAGAAAGagactgaagaaaaataatacagttGTATCAACAGAAAAGCAGTTAACGGTATGATGAGTTTGGCAGATGTCAAAGGACGAATGGGATCAAGCGTTTAATCTTGTGTTATATCTGAATCCTACTCATTTATCAGGATTTGTCAGGAAACCACAAAGACAATCCATTCTCACCTCCTCTtggttctcctcctccccttcatcatGTACAAGCTCTACCACCAACGACGGGAAGAGGCCGATCCGTCCATTCAGCTCTCCCTCCCAAAAACCATCATCCACCTTAATCCAATTTATTTATGTAGGTAGTGATGAAGGAAACATCAAATTAATGAATGTTAAAACAGAACAGGTTTAAGGTTCTGCTTCATGAATTCATCTATTCtttggaaaatataataaaaactaGAGGTCCACACGGCCTTCATCAGCAACTGGAGTTTGTAAGTGTAATTCTATAGTCTTTCTGATCCAGAATATACTGTACTAAATGTTTAAACACGCACCTCTCCGTGTTGACAGCGAATCTGGTAGATTAGTGCCCCCTCCTGGAAGGAAAGCTCCTCTGCACTTTGGGCCTGGTAGGAGTACAGAGCTCTGGCTATGCCTGAAACAAACCACACTAGGTTATGAAcgatagactgtatataaagtagttatgaacacacacaaacacacacacacacacacacacacacacacacacacatcaggggactgtactacgaagcgagttcaatacccaggatatgttttctttatctggtttgacttaacctaacaaccctgggttttcctatCCAGTTATTGAAGAGGCACAGTCAGTAATCACAAGCACATCATCGGTACAATGGATAAAGAAACGCAGATTTTAagcgtacatttttttttaatttaaaggcaGCCTAAtaatacactgtaaataaaaacagcaattttatctgacgatgatcaaactgttATGAGGAAAAGCTGAAGTGATGTTAGACGAGAAGATGAGAaggagttaaaggggcagtaagcgttttttggagaaagcttgtttgttctctctttgttgttgttgtgatttaactgctctggccaggccgcgaacccgcgaccttgggtacgggagtccgacgcactaaaAACTTGACCAAAACCaaaccacagagctgcagcGCCATCCGCTAGCATGTTTCTTAATGTGTCTAtgcttacaaactgcactcgcattgttctgtggt from Scophthalmus maximus strain ysfricsl-2021 chromosome 9, ASM2237912v1, whole genome shotgun sequence encodes:
- the rell2 gene encoding RELT-like protein 2 isoform X1, coding for MTELEASGVGEHTPPYMIFLVVFLFFITGLLGFLVCHLLKKKGYRCRTGDIDDAEEEEEKVGGNADDEDEENQDTVEQILKCIIENEANMEAFNEMLGNHNICVRHDPRLHKESIGGVPPHHHTVHSGTDHNSCHLCAQVRSKKGRRQSRTPRFKQRPGEQTVFSVGRFRVIHTDKKLHGGPNPLVSSGDQLDQSQDSEEQKEGVYNLRSMFKDVRPLSERTNGVVPNVGKRRKSVTIFGLRRGSDPVGIKGVEWAGREAGGVKSASQKPPVVLEELVQVDNVEMSPKCDNRPGSTPEAEVTHYQMPSSQSKKQPCDSSSAPEPCTNPMINPFVGSTEKSPPITLLISSPNLSRQTFMTTEKQGHVADSASKNEGDYDPGPLQTSTPIVSITGSIPSFTPVIPTDHSKSCSSTVFPVIQTPPDPNFSPNMEAGFGAGLALTSLGSSPQSSSQIKTPSSISLLKTPTSPQAVMSRPALNSRNTPPEVTKTPFPPVLTQSPKLLSCQGMSSQSSVESNPLEAQTLSPPLSGSPALDTIPVSLQTYSPTADEKLSLRSSPHLTLKSRSIMSVTSTTKEDMVSSPLSIEDQDQAVAGVAKTEVKKVGTLKTAELLPFEGDLKGSALSCSSDHLCKDRLTSLPLSPLSPLSPSSSVVSRISSVAIVKASPDSKREFSVVTMLENKELSTLIKDQKEENYELGAELEKVDISSAVGQGETGQPESQRGKTGPMLSQEKDDMMEMEDIRDCKVQEAKRVEKMAHSQLKQD
- the rell2 gene encoding RELT-like protein 2 isoform X2; its protein translation is MEAFNEMLGNHNICVRHDPRLHKESIGGVPPHHHTVHSGTDHNSCHLCAQVRSKKGRRQSRTPRFKQRPGEQTVFSVGRFRVIHTDKKLHGGPNPLVSSGDQLDQSQDSEEQKEGVYNLRSMFKDVRPLSERTNGVVPNVGKRRKSVTIFGLRRGSDPVGIKGVEWAGREAGGVKSASQKPPVVLEELVQVDNVEMSPKCDNRPGSTPEAEVTHYQMPSSQSKKQPCDSSSAPEPCTNPMINPFVGSTEKSPPITLLISSPNLSRQTFMTTEKQGHVADSASKNEGDYDPGPLQTSTPIVSITGSIPSFTPVIPTDHSKSCSSTVFPVIQTPPDPNFSPNMEAGFGAGLALTSLGSSPQSSSQIKTPSSISLLKTPTSPQAVMSRPALNSRNTPPEVTKTPFPPVLTQSPKLLSCQGMSSQSSVESNPLEAQTLSPPLSGSPALDTIPVSLQTYSPTADEKLSLRSSPHLTLKSRSIMSVTSTTKEDMVSSPLSIEDQDQAVAGVAKTEVKKVGTLKTAELLPFEGDLKGSALSCSSDHLCKDRLTSLPLSPLSPLSPSSSVVSRISSVAIVKASPDSKREFSVVTMLENKELSTLIKDQKEENYELGAELEKVDISSAVGQGETGQPESQRGKTGPMLSQEKDDMMEMEDIRDCKVQEAKRVEKMAHSQLKQD